Below is a window of Fulvitalea axinellae DNA.
CGGAAAAAGAAAACTGTGGGAATTAGGGTTCCGGACAACGACATCATCCGGGCGATCGTAGCCGAGCTGGGTCATCCGGTTCTGTCCTCGTCCATAAGAGACGACGACGAAGTGTTGGAATACACTACCGACCCGGAATTGATTTACGAGAAATTCCGTGATAAAGTCGACATAGTAATAGACGGTGGTTTTGGCAATAATGTGGCTTCAACAGTCGTTGATTGCACTAATGGGGACTTCGAAGTGGTGCGTGAAGGCCTAGGAAATCTCGAAAAATATCTATAGATTAATATTTACCCCCTTCAAAACCCAACAATAAAATTACTTTCCGCCCCAGTTTCAACACTGTATGACGGAAAAGCGGAGAAAGGACAGTAGGGAATTTACCAATGAGTGAAACAATATTAATAGAGCCGCAATATTTGCCTCCGGTTGAATATTTCGCTGTTTTGTTACGTGCAGAAAAAGTCATATTTGACCAACACGCATTTTACGAAAAACAATCATATAGGAATCGTTGTCGTATCCTCACCGCTAATAAGGTGGCTAACCTATCGATTCCGATCTGTTTCGGCAACAGGCGCAAGGCTCCCTTGTCGGAAATGAAAATCGCGACAAACGACCCTTGGGCAAAAAACCACTGGAAATCGATCCAGTCAGCGTACGGTAAAGCCCCGTTCTTCGAACACTACGAGGACTTCTTCAAGCCACATTTCGAAAACCCTCCGGAAAGTCTTCTGGAATTCGATATGGGCCTTTTGAACACTTGTCTTCGTCTGCTGGGAATAAGCG
It encodes the following:
- a CDS encoding WbqC family protein, whose translation is MSETILIEPQYLPPVEYFAVLLRAEKVIFDQHAFYEKQSYRNRCRILTANKVANLSIPICFGNRRKAPLSEMKIATNDPWAKNHWKSIQSAYGKAPFFEHYEDFFKPHFENPPESLLEFDMGLLNTCLRLLGISVDFELSDKYWEPPVSGLNDFRSKIHPKKNYENNNIITPKPYTQVFGHDFVKNLSVIDLLFCEGPAAHATIKSSLIKTEQKNHNDVH